CTCCATCGTTTTGAGCAGCGCGTTGAACGCATTGGTCGAGAGCATGTGTACTTCGTCGATGATGTAGATCTTGTAAGGCCCGCGCATCGGGATGTAGTTCGCATTGGCAATCAGATCGCGCGCGTTATCCACGCCCGTGTTGCTCGCAGCGTCGATCTCGATGACGTCCGTATCCTGACCCGTCATGATGGCCTTGGCGACTTCGGGGTTGGCATCGGCCTGGTTCAGCGCCTTGGCGAAGATCCTCGCCATCGAAGTCTTGCCCACACCCCGCGTGCCACAAAACAGATACGCATGCGCGACGCGGTTGTGCTCGATCGCCGCTGCAAGCGTCCGGGCGATGGGTTCCTGTCCGACCAGTTCGTCGAAAGAGTTGGAGCGGTATCGGCGTGCAAGGACGGTGTATGACATGCGACGCGATTGTAGGGTTCTCCCCGCCCGCTCAGCCCCCCAGTTCGATCTCGATCGATCCGCCCGAGCCGACCGGTTTGGCTGTGTCGCTCAGACTGGTCAATTGCGTCCCGTTCACCAGGTTGTACAGCGCCAGCGTCGCCGCACTCGATCCCCGCGTCGGCACGCGCGCCCTGAACTCCCCGTTGTCGCGGTTGTACCAGTACGCGATCCGACCCTCAACCGTCTTGATGCTCGGCTCAGTGACCGACGCGCCGCCGCTGACCTGTTGCACCTGCCGCGGGTCCGACGCGGTCGCAAATGGGTTCTTCGGGATCTTCCTCCCCGCAAACCATGTAGCGTCGATCGCAGTCGGAGGCTTGCCCTCGATCGCGATCACCTCGTCGATCTTCGACCGCACGATGTTCACATTCGCCTGAGCCGCATGGACCTTGGCGTTGGCACTGAACGATGACATCCGGGGCACCGCGATGGCACCAATCACACCGAGGATCACGACAACCACCACAAGCTCGATCAGGCTGAAAGCGCGAGTACGCACGAAACAACCATCGACGGGACGTTTGTACCGCTTGAGCGGGCGCTGGCGTCAGAACACCAATGAGACGAGCGAAACCCGATTGAACCTCACAGGACGCATTCGTCCCCATGCTTATCGGGCAAGGACCCGTCAGCAGCACGTTCGCCCACGACGGTTGACGGCCAGGACACCGGCGGTACCGGGCGACGGCCGCTTATGGCTGCTGCGGTCAAGCCCTGACCAGTTTCACGGGCCACCCGTACACCGGGCCCGGCCGTCAACCAACGCGGGAACCATCATTCTACGCCGCCGCCCCGCTGTGGTACACTATTCTCATGCCACGATCCAAGGGCGCAGCCTCCGACCCACGCGCCCCAGCAAACCCCTTCGAAGCCGCACGCAGGCAGCGGGCACTCCTCGTCCGCGCAACTCGCGCATTCTTCGTCATCCTCGTCATCACCGTCACACTCCTGAGCCTCTTCGCCGTAGGACGCGACCTGGGCGTCGAAGGCCTCGACCGGCAATTTGGAATGAACTGGGTCGCTGTCGTCATCGGCGCACTCGTCTTCGCCGCAATCGTCCTCGCAATCGATGTCTTCACCCCGCGAAAGAAAATCGCAACCATCTCCGGCGTCCTCTTCGGCCTGCTCATGGGGCTCGCCGCAACCGTCGCCCTCGGGTTCGTCATCGACCTCGTCGTCGAAACATGGCTCAGCACCTCCAGCGGAAAACTCGCCCCCGGGGCCGAAACCTTCTCCCGCACCGCAAAGGTCCTTCTGGGCATCAGCCTCTGCTACCTCTGCATCACCACCGTCCTTCAGACTCAGGACGACTTCCGTCTTGTCATCCCCTATGTCGAGTTCGCCAAGCAGATCCGGGGCATGCGCCCGCTCATCCTCGATACCTCCGCCATCATCGATGGCCGGCTCATCGAAATCACCGAGACCGGCTTTGTTCAGGCACCGGTCGTCATCCCGCACTTCGTCATCGCCGAACTCCAGTTGCTCGCCGACTCGAGCGACCGAATGAAGCGCACGCGAGGCCGCCGCGGGCTCGACATCATCGCACGCCTCCAGCGATCCCCCGCGATTGATGTCTCGATCGACGAAACCTCCGTCCCCGGCAAAGCCGTCGACCAGCTCGTCGTCGAACTCGCGCGACAGATGAATGGCCTCGTTGTCACCACCGACTCAGGCCTCGCCCGCGTCGCCGCCATCGCCAGCGTCCCTGCCCTCAACCTCAATGACCTCGCCAACGCCCTCAAGCCCAGCGTCCTGGCCGGCGAAGCGTTCAGCGTTCGCGTCGTCCGCCACGGCGAGCAGGAAGGCCAAGGCGTCGGGTATCTCGACGATGGCACAATGGTCGTCGTCGAAGATGGCTCCGACGCCATCGGGCGCGAAGTTCCCGTCACCGTCTCCAGCACGCTCCAGACCAGCGCAGGCCGCCTCATCTTCGCGCGTCAGTTCCCCGACAAAGACACGGACGAATCTCCAGACGTCGAAAGCACCGACGCCCAAGATTCACAGCCGCGCAACTCCGTTCCGTCGCCTCATCCTGCTTCTCCAGCCACAAACGCAGGCGCGATGGGCCCGTCCGCCAGCCCCGATCGCGGCACCCGCCGCCGCGGCTCACCACGAAATCCCCGCCGCTGATGTGCCACCGATCCGCGGCTCTGAGCGGTCGGTGTGCCTTGGTTCAATCTGCTCATACATACCTCCCCTAATCTGCATTCCCACCTTCCTCCCGAATCATCTTCACAACCTCCTTCGCCACATCGTTCGGCACCAGAAACGTCAGGCTGTAGTGCTCGATGCGCCAATCTCCCGCATCCCGACTCAGCACGCCGGTGCTCCGAAGCGTGCCATACGACTCATTCGACAAAATCTCATCAAACCACGCCGTGCGTCCGCCCGCCGCGATCTCCACATGCCGCTCAACCGGCACATACGTCCACCCTCGCCCCGCCGCGAAGTAAGGCTCGCAAAACGCCCGAAACTCATCCCGCGTCCACCGTTCGCTCGCATCCGTCCCCAGAAACACCGAACCATCGCTCATCAGACCGATGTACCCCTCCAGATCCGCCCGCGACGCAGCCGCGTGATACGCATCAATCACCCGCTCGATCCGCACAATCTCGCGCCCCCGATCGCTGCACCCGACCAGCACAACCACAACACTCGCCAGCACCACACTCATCTCAACGCGCATAAAAAAGGCTCCCTTCAGGATGAATCCCAAAGAGAGCCTAATCGAAGGGGTTCAACTTCGCAAATCCCGCACTCTCTCCCGAATCCGGATCTCTCCTCCAACTCCGGACTTCTATTCCAACTCCGTACCTCTACCCGGACGCCGGATCTTTGGGCTCACAGTGCATGACTCCTCACGCAAACCCGACATGCCCAAAGGTCCGGGTTGAATTGCATCATCAAACCCCGCACAGCGCACTCACCGCCGCCGCCGGCCCATCAGTCCAAGCCCAAGCAGCGCAAGCGCCGACCCCGGCGCAGGCACCAGGTTCTTCTCCACCCATTCGATCGCCAGTTCATGCTCATCCTCATCGAGCCCATAGTTGAACACCGTCCAGATCGCGTCCGAAGCCGCAATGCCCGGGTCCGTCACCGCAAACTGAATTTCGAGCAGATAGATCCCCAGATCCACATCCGAGGGCAGCAGAAAATCCCAGTGCTCGTCAAACTCCCCGCCGCCATACATAATGTTGAACCCGCTCACCAGCGAGTCGCTCGCGGGCGTCGTCACACTCGCAGGCCCAAACTCAATCGTCATCGGCACCGCCGACACCGTGAAGAAATCCTGATTCACCGTGTCCCACACGCGCAGCGCCGCCAGGATATTGAACCCGATCCCCGTCCCGGGCGCAAACGTTCCCGCCTGCACAAAGATGCCGGGTTCGTCAGCATAAATACTGCCAAACGCCTTGCTCATCTCCGCCGCAAACACGCGCTCGCCGATGTGCGAGATCGTCCCGCTGTCATGATCGCCGATCCCGGTCACAATCTTGCCATCGATCACCACCAGACCGTAATCGCCTTCGTCGTGCCCCATCGCGCCCGCTGCGAGCGCACCGATAGCCGCCAGACCTGCAATGCAGTTCTTCATCATCCAGCCCTTTCACTCTGTCAACACCCGCCGTCACGCAGCAGGTTCAAACCACTTCATCCGCCGCCGCACGCGCAGCGTTCAATCGGATGACCTCTCTCTCATTCACGGACACCCTGCCGCGAATGCTCCAAGAAACATCTGCACGTCAAAGAAATCAAACACACCGTCACCGTTCATATCCGCGCTGGCGTGCTGTGCCGAGAACGCCGCCAGAAACGCCGACACGTCGAAGAAATCCAGTATTCCATCGCCATTGAAGTCCGCCGGGCAAGGCTCGCCGATCAGATGATCGCGCACCCATTGCACCGCCTCATCCATGAACACCTCGTGGGTTCCCTGTCCGTACACGATCCAGAACTCCTCCGAGTCTTGAATCGCCGCCGTCTCCGACCACAACCTCAAACCCAAAAGCCACACGCCATCGGCATTGGGTGTCTCCCCATCAATCAGCCAGAAGTTCACATGATGATGAAACGTCCCGCTCGTGTTCGCATCGCCAAACGCAAACCCCGCGACGGTCACATCATCCAGCGGCGAATCCGTCCGCAAGCCACCCTTGCGGATGCTGATCCGCTCATTCGCAGTCGAATAAAAATGACTCGCATCCGGCGCCCATCGCTTCACCGCACCGACAATGTCAAATCCGATCACAGTTCCCGATGCCCACGTCCCCGCAAACGAATCGAACCCCGGGTTGTTCGTAAAGTCCGCAAAACCCTCCGCTCCGAAGAGCCCCGTAAACACGCGATCAAGCTCCACCACTCCGCTCACCTGCGCCGCCGTCGTAATCCGCTGATCTTCCAGCCCGATCACAATGTCCCCTGCGTGCAACTGCGCGTGCGCGATTGATCCACTCACACACAACCCCGCCATCAACTTCACTCCGCGCATTAACTCCAACCTCCTTGCACGCATCCCGCAACCTCATCCCGCGCCTTCACCGCGTCGGAATCCCTGCTGCCGGATGAAATCTGTTCTTCATCGTCGACTCATACACCTCGCCAAACCGCATCGTCGAAGCGTGCCCGTCCAGAAAGCCATAGTTCGACTTCGCCTCATACGTCTTGTCCCGTCCGCCATGCGCCGCGATATTCATCTCCGCGCCCGCAATCGTCGGAATCGCAGCCTCCGGCCAGTCGCCCCACGATTCAGCATGCACATGGTCCGACTTGGCAAAACCCACCGGGTTGCTGGGCGTCCCATCCGTGGCCATCATCAGAAAATGCACCGTGTCGTGAGGCCTGTGCACCTTGTGCAACGCATCAAAACTCGTTCGCGTCGTCCGTCGCCCCGTCACCGGATCCATCGCCAGAAAAGGCCCAACACTGCGCGTCGTAAAATTGTTGAGCCCGTAACTCGTCAGCCGCGCAATCGCCGGCATCGGCGGATCATTCCGCGGATCATTGTCCGTCAGCACCGCCAGATTCTCGCGATAAAACGCCAGCACTTCCTCAAGCGTCATCCCCGCCGATGTCCCGCCCTCCTTCACGCTCCAATGCGGGCTGGCGTCCACCGGCGAGCGCGTGATCAGCGTCGAGCCGTAATACTCGCTCAACGTCGCAAGCCACGACTGATGAAAATCATCCCCGATTCCACCATGAGGCAGCGCAGCATCAATAAACGCGCCGTTGTGATCGCCCATAAACATCCCGTGCGCGATCTCCAGTTGCCGCACATTGCTCAGGCACGCCATCGTCTGCGCCGCCCGCCGCGCCTTGCCCAGCGCAGGCAGCAGGATCCCGATGAGCAACGCGATGATCGCAATGACCACCAGCAACTCGATCAGCGTGAACGCTGCCCGCCGTGCCCTGATTGTCTGCACATGCAAACGCATTACCAATAAGATATCACATCTGCGATGCCCTGCACACCCATTGAGAGCCAAAAAGAAGATTTTCTTGCTAGCCATACCCTAATCAGGTGGTTTTCGGACCGCGAACCCCTGCCCCGCCCCCGTCACGGGCGATTTTCTCTGCCGCCTCTGCCAGTGCCCGCACATCCCGGGCCGCCACCAGACTCGCCGCCACAGGCCCCGCCACACCCAGATTCACCAGTGCGGTCTCAGCCGACTTCCACAGCCGCCCCGACTTCTTCGGGTCATCTTCCAGATACAACGAACTGATCACCTCAGCCAGTTTCGTCGTCGAGATCGTGTCCCGGTTCTCGTAGTACCGATTCACAATCTTCTTCTGATGCCCCGTCAAGTCCGGTCGCTTTGCCATCCCAAACCCTAGCTGCATCTGGACGCCGGATCTTTGGGCGCTCCTGTGCTCTCTCCTTCATACAAAGCGCCATGCCCAAAGATCCGGGTTGCCTTTCGCATCGTGCCCAAAGGTCCGGGTCGGCGCGCAGACAACGCCGCCATTGCGCGCACACTCCCGCCCGCTGCTGACCCACCCCCAAAAAACGCTCAAAGTTTTTTTCCGCCATTCCCCGCCACGACTTACAGCACCGATCACCCACCGCAACGTCCGCGACCGTGCGCGCGCCGTCGTCTCCGTGCCCCTTGGTGTCGAGACACGCGTCCCGACAACGCACCGCTCACCAAAGGAGACCGACCCATGCCCGATCGGCTCAACGCGTTTTCCGACGTCGGCCTGGATAAGGCACTGCTCTCGCTCGTCATCGACGAGCATCATTCAAAACGAGTCCCGCGACTCGAAAAACTCTGGACGTATTTCAGGAATCCGCTTGAGCCGGTCGGGTCGGTCTGGTCTTCGCGCGTTCAGTGGCGCCCCGCACAATACCACAGCCTGCCCCCCCGACTCATCGGATCGGCCGACCAGGCCACCGACGACCGCACACGCAACAACCGCGAAGTCGTCATCGAAAACGACATCGGTTGGCGCATCGAAACCATGGTCGACTTCATGTTCGGCAAGCCCGTTCAGATCCAGAGCGCCGCTGACAAACCAGACACACGCACACTCATCGAAGAAGTCCTCGAAAAAATCTGGGAAAACTCCGGCGGAATCGCACTTCTTCAGGACATCGCCCTCCTCGGCCACGTCTACGGCTCGGTCGATCTCCTCCTCCGCATCAACGAGCAAGCACTCGCTCTGGCAGCACCTCGCCAGGGTCGCGCCGACATCGACCGCATCGCCGCCGCATTTCGCATCGAGATCATCGAACCCACGCGCGGCATTCCTATTCTCAACCCCGACGACTACCGCACCATCGACGCCTATGTCATTCACTTCGACCGCGAAATCAACCAGGTCGAACGTGAATCGGCTTCGCCGCGCCGTTCAATCTTCGGCCGCGCAAGCACATGGCCAAACTCAAAGCCGCATCGCGATCGCTCCCGTCGCCGATCAACCGTCACCGAAATCTTCAGCCGCGGCGTGTGGCATCGCTACGAAGACGATGAACTCGTCGCGCACACCACCAGCACACTGCTGGCCGGCACCACCCCCGTGGTTCACATCCAGAACGTCGCCCAGCCCTTCCGCTACGAAGGGCGCAGCGAAGTCGAGCCGCTCATCCCCCTTCAGGATGAACTCAACACCCGACTTTCCGATCGCGCCAATCGTGTCACGCTTCAGAGTTTCCGCATGTACCTCGCCAAGGGCATGGACGGCTTCGACCGCATCCCCGTCGGCCCAGGTCAGATCTGGACCACCGACAATCCCGATGCCAGCGTGCAATCGTTCGGCGGCGATGCCGATTCGCCCAGCGAATCCGTGCACATCGACGAAATCCGCGAGGCCATGGACAAGATCAGCGGCGTGCCCCCGCTCGCCGGCGGTGTCATTCGCGCCAAGATCGGCAACCTGTCCAGCGCCACCGCACTGCGCGTCACACTCATGGGCCTCATCGCCCGCACCGGTCGCAAGCGTGTGCTGTATGGCCGAGGCATCGAACAAGTCTGCGCCATGATCCTTCGCGCACTCGATGCCGCCGAGGTTCTGCGCACCGATGAACGCGATCGCGCACTGCGACTCATCTGGCCAAACCCCGTGCCCGCCGACGCACGCGACGAGGCCGCAGTCGCCAAGACCAAGATCGAACTCGGTATCCCCGCCGAGCGGGTGCTGGGCGAACTCGGCTACGCCGCGACAGATCCCGGAATTTCCTGATGTTTCGTTCGTCGCGCGCCGTGTGGCTGCGACTGGCATCTCACACATTGCATCACAAGGAGCATTGACATGGTTGGAGGAATTGGTGGTATTGGTGGTGGCGGCGGCATCGACCCGATCGGGACAGATCCCGATCCCAAACCCGATCCGCAGCCCAAACTCGACCCGAGCGCGGCGCGCCTCGGCAACGAGGAAATCGTCTGGCGCGCGCGTGCCGTGCGCGCCGAAGCGCGAGTCGAGGAGCTCGAAGCGCGCGTGAGCGAAGTGGAGTCTCAACTTGCCTCTGCCAAGGCCGAGGCATCTCAGGCCGAACAGCGACGCGAACTCGAACTCGAACTCACGCTCGCAGGCGCGATCGACCTCGAGACCGCGACCCTGCTCGCGCATCAGGCCCTCGATCAGATGGAATCGCCCGATGTGCGCGCCGTGATTGCCGATCTCAAACGCCGCAAGTCGTTTCTGTTTCGCCCGGCCTCACCTGCGTCGGCCATGAGCGGGCATGTTGCTTCGGGCGGCGGGGATCTGCTCGAAGACCTGGCTTCCGAGGCTCGTCAGTCGGGCAATCGCACCGCTGTTCTCAAGTATCTCCGCGCTCGCCGCGGAGCCTGATTCAGTCGCACGCACGCGAAAGTTTCGGTTGATTCACATTTCCACAGGAGGTTTTTCACATGGCATTTACAGGTAAAGCAACGTATGGCGCAGGCGCGAGCCTGCCCGAACTGGTCGAGGATGTTTCGGACATCATCGGCATCGTCAGCCCGTTCGAGACGGCACTGCTCGACCATCTCGGCGACCCCAAGCGACCGGCCTCGAGCACCATTCACGAATGGATCGAGGACATCCTGCTGCCCAACACCGGGCAGATCAATCAGGCCTCGTTCTCGCCCACGCCGCAAAGCGCGACGAGCATCACCGTCGATACGTCGAGTGTGTTCCAGGTCGGAGATCTCGTGCGTCCGGACGGGTTCAGCGAAGTGATGTTCGTCTCGGCCATCAACCCCGGCACCAACACACTGACGGTGACGCGCGGCTATGGCGGCACACCGGCTGCGACACTGGCCAACAACATGGTGCTGCACATTCTCGGCAACGCTGCCCTCGAAGGTGCCGGCGCGCCCGCAGCCCGGTTCACGTCGCGCTCGCGCAGGCAGAACTACACACAGATTTTCACAGCCTCGGTCGAGGTCAGCGGCTCCATGCAGGCATCAAAGGCGGTCGGTGTGCCCGACGAAGTTGATTACCAGAAGCAGGAGCGCATGCGCGAACTCCTGCGCGATCTTGAGAACTGCGTCATCAACGGCGTATCGCCCGCGAGCACGCAGCAAGGGTCTTCGACCGTGCGGCGTTCGATGCGCGGGATCGTGCACTCGATCCTGTCCAACCGCTTCGAGCCGGGCGTTGGTGGGATCCCTGAAGGCGATGGCGACGGTGACGAACTCAACGAGACGGTGCTCAACGCTGCCATGAAGCACATCTGGGAAAACTCGGCCGGCACGATCGACACGATCGTCGTCGGCGGGGCACAGAAGCGCAAACTCAACAGTTTCGTCACGGGCTCGCGTGCGTACCTGCCCGAGGACACGCGCTACCGCAATCTGATCAGTGTCTATGAGAGTGACTTTGGGGTGTGCAAGGTCGTGATGAGCCGGTGGGTGCCCAGCGACAAGGTGCTGCTGATCGATTCGTCGCGCATCAGCGTGATGCCGCTGGCCGGGCGCAGTTTTCACTACAAGCCGCTGGCGGCGACGGGTGATGCGATTGCGGGTCAGGTCATCGGCGAATACACGATGGAGTTCAAGAACGAGGTGGCGCACGGGCTGATCGAAGGCCTGGCGAGTTGAACGTAACGCGAGACCGGGGGGAATCGCGTGCACTCCGGGCGGGGCGCTGTTGCCTCGCTCGGGGTTTTTCGGAATCGGACAGCACATGGGCACGAGCGCGTGCCGGAAAGGAGCGCATGATGTCATTCGCGTCGGATCGTGATCTGCTGATCCTTGAGCCGGGATTGTTCCGGGAGGTGATGTGGACTGGGCAGAGGCTGGTGAGCGGCACAGGCACAGCGAGCGGGACGGCGCTGACGATGAGCGCGCAGGATGTTTCGTTCGACTCGGCCGACGTCGGCCAGGGACATGTGGCGGTGATCGGAGGCACGCCGTACGAGGTGCTTGCGCGTGTGTCGGGGACGGTGCTGACGATCTCGCGTGTGCGCAACGACGTGGATGATCCGGCGATCGCGGTGAGCGGCGCGACGGCAGTCGCGGTGCAGGTGGCGACGTTCGGGCCTCAGATTGCGACGGTGCATCGGCAGGTGCTGCGCATGCTTGGGATCGAGCCGGACATCGAGCCTGTGGAAGGCGCGGTGGGAGAGTCGTCGGTACTGAACATGAGCGAGTTTGCGCGGCTCGAAGCGCTGGGTGCGCTGCACCTGGTGTATTCGGCGGCGTCGAGTGCGCTGGGGCCTGAGACGCCCCTGGGGCGCAAGGCGGAGTTCTATCGGGCTCGATTCGACAGCGAGCGACAGCGCGCAGTTGCGCTGATCGATACGGATGGCGATGGGCAGGTTGACGCGACACGGCGGCTGAACGTGATGCAGTTTGTGCGCCACTAGCGCAAGGAGAACGAGCGATGCTGGTGCTCAATCCGCAGCGGGTGAAGTTTGACGGGCACGAGTGGGCGCAGGTCGAGTCGATCGCGATTGATCGGCTGGCGCAGAAACTGGTGCAGGACTGGAGTGATGATGGTGCGTTCGCGGTGTTCGTGGATGTTCCCGAGCAGCGTGTGCGTGTGTCGCTGGTGCAGGTGCTTGATGAGGGGACGCTCGATGCGCTGGTGCCGGGGATGTCGGGCGATCTGGTGTTCGAGGCGGCGCGTTCGGGGAGTGATGCGGGGCGCTTCGAGATTGTGATTTCGATCGTGATCGGAGAAGTGCGGCACGAGGTGAGCCGCGGGCGCGGCGTGCGCACGCTGGTGGCGTGGGGTGTGTCGAGCAGTGGCGATACGGACCCGGTGGTGGTGATCGAGAAAGGCGGTGGGGCGTGAGCAGTTCGTTCAAGACGCTGAATCTGTTCGGATCGGGCCCGCATCGGTTCGTGGTGGATACGGGGGGGTTGTTTGCGGTGCCGTTCCGGGTGTTTGATGTGACACTGCCCGGGTCGGCGGCGTTCGGGAACTATGAGCTCGAGGTGACGGTGCGCGGGCGGCTGGTTGCGGCGAGCGATAGCGCGCTGTGGACGCTGCGCGATGCGATCGAGGGGCATGCGGTGCATCCAGCGACGAGCGGGACGCTGGTGGATCATCATGGGCGGACGTGGACGGGGATGACGCTGTATCGGTTTGAAGGTGATGATCGAGTGGACCGTGGGCGGCAGGTATCGCTCGGGTATGTGGCGCGGTTCCGGAAGTTCACGTAAGCGTGTTCAGCGTGACATGAGATCGACGAGAATGTCGAGGCCCCGGGCGAGTTTGTCGGGTGCGACCGCGAAGCTGAGGCGGATGTGTGTGTCGCGCGTGGAGAAGACCTTGCCGGGGACGAGGAGGAGTTCGCGCTCGATGCATTGTTCGACGAACTGCGATGCAGTGAGGCCGAGGTGCGTAGGGACGCGCGGATATGCGTAGAAGGCTCCGCCGGGGAAGGGGAGATCGGTGACCTGCGAGAGCCGGTTTACGACGAGATCGCGGCGCGATTCATACTCGGCGATGATGTGCGTGATATCGGTGCTGAGTGCGGCGATGGCGCCGTGCTGGAGCGGCGATGGCGCGCAGACGAAGGTGTACTGCTGGATCTTTGCCATCTGCTCGATGATGGGTCGAGGTCCGGCGGCGTAGCCGAGTCGCCAACCGGTGCAGCCATAGGTTTTGCCGAATCCTCGGATGAGGAGGACGTGCTGCGCGCTGGCTTCGAGGCGTGCTGGGGAGGGGCAGAGGTGCTGGTTGTGTGGTGTGCG
This region of Phycisphaeraceae bacterium genomic DNA includes:
- a CDS encoding prepilin-type N-terminal cleavage/methylation domain-containing protein, with the translated sequence MRTRAFSLIELVVVVVILGVIGAIAVPRMSSFSANAKVHAAQANVNIVRSKIDEVIAIEGKPPTAIDATWFAGRKIPKNPFATASDPRQVQQVSGGASVTEPSIKTVEGRIAYWYNRDNGEFRARVPTRGSSAATLALYNLVNGTQLTSLSDTAKPVGSGGSIEIELGG
- a CDS encoding TRAM domain-containing protein, with product MPRSKGAASDPRAPANPFEAARRQRALLVRATRAFFVILVITVTLLSLFAVGRDLGVEGLDRQFGMNWVAVVIGALVFAAIVLAIDVFTPRKKIATISGVLFGLLMGLAATVALGFVIDLVVETWLSTSSGKLAPGAETFSRTAKVLLGISLCYLCITTVLQTQDDFRLVIPYVEFAKQIRGMRPLILDTSAIIDGRLIEITETGFVQAPVVIPHFVIAELQLLADSSDRMKRTRGRRGLDIIARLQRSPAIDVSIDETSVPGKAVDQLVVELARQMNGLVVTTDSGLARVAAIASVPALNLNDLANALKPSVLAGEAFSVRVVRHGEQEGQGVGYLDDGTMVVVEDGSDAIGREVPVTVSSTLQTSAGRLIFARQFPDKDTDESPDVESTDAQDSQPRNSVPSPHPASPATNAGAMGPSASPDRGTRRRGSPRNPRR
- a CDS encoding nuclear transport factor 2 family protein, yielding MRVEMSVVLASVVVVLVGCSDRGREIVRIERVIDAYHAAASRADLEGYIGLMSDGSVFLGTDASERWTRDEFRAFCEPYFAAGRGWTYVPVERHVEIAAGGRTAWFDEILSNESYGTLRSTGVLSRDAGDWRIEHYSLTFLVPNDVAKEVVKMIREEGGNAD
- a CDS encoding phage portal protein — translated: MPDRLNAFSDVGLDKALLSLVIDEHHSKRVPRLEKLWTYFRNPLEPVGSVWSSRVQWRPAQYHSLPPRLIGSADQATDDRTRNNREVVIENDIGWRIETMVDFMFGKPVQIQSAADKPDTRTLIEEVLEKIWENSGGIALLQDIALLGHVYGSVDLLLRINEQALALAAPRQGRADIDRIAAAFRIEIIEPTRGIPILNPDDYRTIDAYVIHFDREINQVERESASPRRSIFGRASTWPNSKPHRDRSRRRSTVTEIFSRGVWHRYEDDELVAHTTSTLLAGTTPVVHIQNVAQPFRYEGRSEVEPLIPLQDELNTRLSDRANRVTLQSFRMYLAKGMDGFDRIPVGPGQIWTTDNPDASVQSFGGDADSPSESVHIDEIREAMDKISGVPPLAGGVIRAKIGNLSSATALRVTLMGLIARTGRKRVLYGRGIEQVCAMILRALDAAEVLRTDERDRALRLIWPNPVPADARDEAAVAKTKIELGIPAERVLGELGYAATDPGIS
- a CDS encoding DUF5309 family protein, producing MAFTGKATYGAGASLPELVEDVSDIIGIVSPFETALLDHLGDPKRPASSTIHEWIEDILLPNTGQINQASFSPTPQSATSITVDTSSVFQVGDLVRPDGFSEVMFVSAINPGTNTLTVTRGYGGTPAATLANNMVLHILGNAALEGAGAPAARFTSRSRRQNYTQIFTASVEVSGSMQASKAVGVPDEVDYQKQERMRELLRDLENCVINGVSPASTQQGSSTVRRSMRGIVHSILSNRFEPGVGGIPEGDGDGDELNETVLNAAMKHIWENSAGTIDTIVVGGAQKRKLNSFVTGSRAYLPEDTRYRNLISVYESDFGVCKVVMSRWVPSDKVLLIDSSRISVMPLAGRSFHYKPLAATGDAIAGQVIGEYTMEFKNEVAHGLIEGLAS